The proteins below are encoded in one region of Rana temporaria chromosome 2, aRanTem1.1, whole genome shotgun sequence:
- the RPL31 gene encoding 60S ribosomal protein L31, giving the protein MAPAKKGGEKKKGRSAINEVVTREYTINVHKRIHGIGFKKRAPRALKEIRKFAVKEMRTPDVRIDTRLNKAVWAKGIRNVPYRIRVRLSRKRNEDEDSPNKLYTLVTYVPVTTYKGLQTVNVDEN; this is encoded by the exons ATGGCGCCAGCAAAGAAGGGAGGTGAAAAGAAAAAGGGCCGCTCTGCCATCAATGAGGTAGTTACTAGGGAATACACCATCAATGTTCACAAGCGGATCCATGGCAT TGGCTTCAAGAAACGTGCTCCCCGTGCGCTGAAGGAAATCCGCAAATTCGCAGTGAAAGAGATGCGTACTCCTGATGTGCGTATTGACACCAGGCTGAACAAAGCTGTGTGGGCCAAAGGAATCAG AAATGTTCCATACCGTATTCGTGTGCGTTTGTCCAGGAAGCGTAATGAGGATGAAGACTCTCCCAACAAACTGTACACACTGGTCACATATGTGCCAGTTACTACATACAAAG GTCTACAGACAGTCAATGTTGATGAAAACTAA